In a genomic window of Sphingomonas lutea:
- a CDS encoding entericidin EcnA/B family protein, producing MFQKIATAALIGAALIVSACNTVRGAGEDVSSVANCTENTIEGRTC from the coding sequence ATGTTTCAGAAGATCGCAACCGCCGCACTGATCGGCGCTGCGCTCATCGTCAGCGCTTGCAACACGGTGCGCGGCGCCGGCGAGGACGTTTCGTCGGTTGCCAACTGCACCGAAAATACGATCGAGGGCCGCACCTGCTAA
- a CDS encoding thymidylate synthase, which produces MQQYLDLMQRILDEGVEQQDRTGTGTLSHFGAQMRLDLADGFPLLTTKKLHLRSIIVELLWFLRGDTNIAWLKERNVRIWDEWADGQGDLGPVYGKQWRDWETADGRHVDQIANLVELIKSDPYSRRQIVTAWNPGELSRMALAPCHCLFQTQVAAGRLNLQLYQRSADIFLGVPFNIASYALLTHMLARECGLAPGVFVWTGGDCHLYSNHLDQARLQLSREPRPLPQLVIKDRGQGLFDYQPEDFVFESYDPHPHIAAPVAV; this is translated from the coding sequence ATGCAGCAATATCTCGACCTCATGCAGCGCATCCTCGACGAGGGCGTGGAGCAGCAGGACCGCACCGGCACGGGCACGCTGTCGCACTTCGGGGCGCAGATGCGCCTCGACCTGGCCGACGGCTTCCCGCTACTGACGACCAAGAAACTGCACCTGCGCTCGATCATCGTCGAATTGCTGTGGTTCCTGCGCGGGGACACCAACATCGCCTGGCTGAAAGAGCGCAACGTGCGCATCTGGGACGAATGGGCGGACGGGCAGGGTGACCTTGGCCCCGTCTACGGCAAGCAGTGGCGCGACTGGGAGACGGCGGACGGCCGCCATGTCGACCAGATCGCGAACCTCGTCGAACTGATCAAAAGCGACCCCTATTCGCGGCGGCAGATCGTCACTGCTTGGAACCCGGGCGAACTGTCGCGGATGGCGCTGGCGCCGTGCCACTGCCTGTTCCAGACGCAAGTCGCTGCTGGGCGGCTCAACCTGCAGCTGTATCAACGCAGCGCCGATATCTTCCTCGGCGTGCCGTTCAACATCGCCAGCTATGCGCTGCTCACCCACATGCTGGCGCGCGAATGCGGGCTGGCGCCCGGCGTGTTCGTGTGGACCGGCGGCGATTGCCACCTCTATTCCAACCACCTCGACCAGGCGCGGCTGCAATTGAGCCGCGAGCCGCGGCCGCTGCCGCAACTGGTGATCAAGGATCGCGGGCAGGGCCTGTTCGATTACCAGCCCGAGGATTTCGTGTTCGAAAGCTACGATCCGCACCCGCATATCGCCGCGCCCGTCGCGGTTTGA
- a CDS encoding glutathione S-transferase family protein: MKPILTVFADSPDGGQGVARDMRVRWALEEVGQDYDVRTVPFAKLKESEHRARHPFGKIPTYEEGELTLFESGAIALHLAESRPGLLPGDAEARERAIVWLFAALNTVEPPIIEREGYLIMEKDKPYFRDRLTLLDDRVRERLAEVSAFLGERDWLEGEFTVGDLMMIEVLIRLKDPTLPGTSLLEEFPTLARYVERGEARPAFKRAFDGQRQVFLESQEA; the protein is encoded by the coding sequence ATGAAACCCATCCTCACCGTATTCGCGGATTCGCCCGACGGCGGACAGGGAGTGGCGCGGGACATGCGCGTGCGCTGGGCGCTTGAGGAGGTCGGGCAGGATTATGACGTCCGCACGGTGCCGTTCGCCAAGCTCAAGGAATCGGAGCACCGCGCGCGCCATCCGTTCGGCAAGATCCCGACTTATGAGGAGGGCGAGCTGACGTTGTTCGAATCCGGCGCAATCGCGCTGCATCTTGCCGAATCGCGCCCCGGCCTGTTGCCGGGCGATGCCGAGGCCCGCGAACGCGCGATCGTCTGGCTGTTCGCCGCGCTCAACACGGTCGAGCCGCCGATCATCGAGCGCGAGGGCTATCTGATCATGGAGAAGGACAAGCCGTATTTTCGCGACCGCCTGACGCTTCTCGACGACCGCGTGCGCGAGAGGCTGGCGGAGGTTTCCGCATTTCTCGGCGAACGCGACTGGCTGGAAGGCGAATTCACCGTCGGCGACCTGATGATGATCGAGGTGCTCATCCGGCTGAAGGATCCGACGCTTCCGGGAACGTCGCTGCTTGAGGAATTCCCCACGCTCGCACGCTACGTCGAACGGGGCGAAGCGCGTCCGGCGTTCAAGCGCGCCTTCGATGGACAGCGGCAGGTCTTTCTCGAATCCCAGGAAGCGTGA
- the rpoC gene encoding DNA-directed RNA polymerase subunit beta', with amino-acid sequence MNELTPFANPIAKPETFDEIRIGIASPDKIRSWSFGEIKKPETINYRTFKPERDGLFCARIFGPIKDYECLCGKYKRMKYKGIVCEKCGVEVTVSKVRRERMGHIELAAPVAHIWFLKSLPSRIGLLLDMQLKQLERILYFESYVVIEPGLTALEKYQLLTEDELLSAQDEYGEDAFSAGIGAEAVKVMLMDLDLEGERKALLDELETTKSELKPKKIIKRLKVVESFLESGNRPEWMIMEVVPVIPPELRPLVPLDGGRFATSDLNDLYRRVINRNNRLKRLMELRAPDIIVRNEKRMLQEAVDALFDNGRRGRTITGANKRPLKSLSDMLKGKQGRFRQNLLGKRVDYSGRSVIVTGPELKLHQCGLPKKMALELFKPFIYSRLDAKGLSMTLKQAKKWVEKERKEVWDILDEVIREHPVLLNRAPTLHRLGIQAFEPVLIEGKAIQLHPLVCAAFNADFDGDQMAVHVPLSLEAQLEARVLMMSTNNILSPANGKPIIVPSQDMVLGLYYLSLEKDNEPGENMILSDMAEVHQALAAGAVTLHTKIVSRVPQTDEQGKTYMKRFETTAGRMLLGETLPKSHKVPFETVNRVLTKKEIGDVIDIVYRHTGQKETVLFADAIMQLGFRHAFKAGISFGKDDMVIPAAKEDLVEDTRKLVKDYEQQYQDGLITQQEKYNKVIDAWSRCGDQVATAMMKEISAQPKLDNGRQKDLNSIYMMAHSGARGSQAQIKQLAGMRGLMAKPSGEIIETPIISNFKEGLTVLEYFNSTHGARKGLADTALKTANSGYLTRRLVDVSQDAVIIEEDCGTDRALEMRAIVQGGAVIASLGERVLGRTTAEDVVDAKSGDVIIPEGALLDEAMVAQIEAIGLQGVKIRSPLVCASKQGVCGKCYGRDLARGTPVNIGEAVGVIAAQSIGEPGTQLTMRTFHIGGAAQLNEQSNLESPVDGTVEFRDMPAIVDPRGRHISLSRSGEIAILDMDGRELSTHRVPYGAHLLCESGHIVSRGDRIAEWDPSFSPVITEKAGTVKYQDLIENRTMTEQLDESTGITQRVVTDDLAKSKKESLQPRLTLTGKKKGEDGVYRLAPGAIVAVEDGQAVEAGEVLARMPREAARTRDITGGLPRVAELFEARKPKENAIIAKVSGKVTFLRDYKAKRKIAIVPEDGSDPVEYLVPKSKMIEVQEGDFVKRGDNLVGGSPDPHDILEVLGVEALAEYLVSEIQEVYRLQGVKINDKHIEVIVRQMLQKVEITDGGDTTLLKEEQVDRDEMDEENAKLGKGKKKAEGRPVLLGITKASLQTRSFISAASFQETTRVLTEAAVQGKRDILQGLKENVIVGRLIPAGTGAGMNRLRVTATSRDAALRAQQRKLQEALIAPNSAAEEHAAELAQSPRDASASGPDPLAEVVPSGHGTDADAGDYLTDAETNAGE; translated from the coding sequence ATGAACGAACTGACCCCCTTCGCCAATCCGATCGCCAAGCCGGAAACCTTCGACGAAATCCGCATCGGCATCGCGTCGCCCGACAAGATCCGTTCCTGGTCGTTCGGCGAGATCAAGAAGCCCGAGACGATCAACTACCGCACGTTCAAGCCCGAGCGTGACGGCCTGTTCTGCGCGCGCATCTTCGGTCCGATCAAGGACTACGAATGCCTGTGCGGCAAGTACAAGCGGATGAAGTACAAGGGCATCGTCTGCGAAAAGTGCGGCGTTGAAGTGACCGTGTCCAAGGTCCGCCGCGAGCGCATGGGCCATATCGAATTGGCCGCGCCCGTCGCCCACATCTGGTTCCTGAAGAGCTTGCCGAGCCGCATCGGCCTGCTGCTCGACATGCAATTGAAGCAGCTGGAGCGCATCCTCTATTTCGAAAGCTATGTCGTCATCGAGCCGGGCCTGACCGCGCTTGAGAAGTACCAGCTGCTGACCGAGGACGAACTCCTGTCGGCGCAGGACGAATATGGCGAAGACGCCTTCTCCGCCGGCATCGGCGCCGAAGCGGTCAAGGTCATGCTCATGGACCTCGACCTCGAAGGCGAGCGCAAGGCACTGCTCGACGAGCTTGAGACCACCAAGTCGGAATTGAAGCCCAAGAAGATCATCAAGCGCCTGAAGGTCGTCGAAAGCTTCCTGGAATCGGGCAACCGTCCTGAGTGGATGATCATGGAAGTCGTTCCGGTCATTCCGCCGGAACTTCGCCCGCTCGTGCCGCTGGACGGCGGCCGCTTCGCGACGTCGGATCTCAACGATCTCTATCGCCGCGTGATCAACCGCAACAACCGTTTGAAGCGGCTGATGGAGCTGCGCGCGCCGGACATCATCGTCCGCAACGAAAAGCGCATGCTTCAGGAAGCCGTCGACGCCCTGTTCGACAACGGCCGCCGCGGCCGCACGATCACGGGGGCCAACAAGCGTCCGCTCAAGTCCTTGAGCGACATGCTTAAGGGCAAGCAGGGCCGCTTCCGCCAGAACCTCCTCGGCAAGCGCGTCGACTATTCGGGCCGTTCGGTTATCGTCACGGGCCCGGAGCTCAAGCTGCACCAGTGCGGCCTGCCGAAGAAGATGGCGCTCGAGCTGTTCAAGCCGTTCATCTACTCGCGCCTCGACGCCAAGGGTCTGTCGATGACCCTCAAGCAGGCCAAGAAGTGGGTCGAAAAGGAGCGCAAGGAAGTCTGGGACATCCTCGACGAAGTCATTCGCGAGCACCCTGTGCTTCTCAACCGCGCGCCGACGCTCCACCGCCTCGGCATCCAGGCGTTCGAGCCGGTGCTGATCGAAGGCAAGGCGATCCAGCTTCACCCGCTGGTTTGCGCCGCGTTCAACGCCGACTTCGACGGCGACCAGATGGCCGTGCACGTGCCGCTGAGCCTCGAGGCCCAGCTCGAAGCGCGCGTCCTGATGATGTCCACCAACAACATCCTGTCGCCCGCCAACGGCAAGCCGATCATCGTGCCGTCGCAGGACATGGTCCTGGGCCTCTATTACCTCTCCCTCGAGAAGGATAATGAGCCCGGCGAGAACATGATACTGTCGGACATGGCCGAGGTTCACCAGGCGCTCGCCGCCGGTGCGGTCACGCTGCACACCAAGATCGTCAGCCGCGTTCCGCAGACCGACGAGCAGGGCAAGACCTACATGAAGCGGTTCGAGACGACCGCGGGTCGCATGCTGCTCGGCGAAACCTTGCCGAAAAGCCACAAGGTGCCGTTCGAAACGGTCAACCGCGTGCTGACCAAGAAGGAGATCGGCGACGTTATCGACATCGTCTATCGCCACACGGGTCAGAAGGAGACCGTGCTGTTCGCCGACGCGATCATGCAGCTCGGCTTCCGCCACGCCTTCAAGGCCGGCATCTCCTTCGGCAAGGACGATATGGTCATCCCCGCCGCCAAGGAGGATCTGGTCGAGGATACGCGCAAGCTCGTGAAGGATTACGAGCAGCAGTATCAGGACGGCCTGATCACCCAGCAGGAAAAGTACAACAAGGTGATCGACGCCTGGTCGCGTTGCGGTGATCAGGTCGCGACCGCGATGATGAAGGAGATTTCGGCCCAGCCGAAGCTCGACAACGGGCGGCAGAAGGATCTCAACTCGATCTACATGATGGCCCACTCGGGCGCTCGTGGTTCGCAGGCACAGATCAAGCAGCTGGCCGGCATGCGCGGCCTGATGGCCAAGCCGTCGGGCGAGATCATCGAAACGCCGATCATCTCGAACTTCAAGGAAGGCCTGACCGTCCTTGAGTATTTCAACTCGACCCACGGCGCCCGCAAGGGTCTTGCCGACACTGCGCTCAAGACGGCGAACTCAGGTTACCTGACCCGCCGCCTGGTCGACGTGTCGCAGGACGCCGTGATCATCGAGGAGGATTGCGGCACCGACCGTGCGCTGGAAATGCGCGCGATCGTCCAGGGCGGCGCGGTCATCGCCTCGCTCGGCGAGCGCGTTCTTGGCCGCACCACGGCCGAGGACGTGGTCGATGCCAAGTCCGGCGACGTCATCATCCCCGAGGGCGCGTTGCTCGACGAAGCGATGGTCGCGCAGATCGAGGCGATCGGCCTGCAGGGCGTCAAGATCCGCTCGCCTTTGGTGTGCGCCTCGAAGCAGGGCGTGTGCGGCAAGTGCTACGGGCGTGACCTCGCGCGCGGCACCCCGGTCAACATCGGCGAAGCGGTCGGCGTCATTGCCGCCCAGTCGATCGGTGAGCCGGGCACGCAGCTGACGATGCGTACCTTCCACATTGGCGGCGCGGCGCAGCTCAACGAGCAGTCGAACCTTGAATCGCCGGTCGACGGCACGGTCGAGTTCCGCGACATGCCGGCGATCGTCGACCCGCGCGGACGGCATATCTCGCTGTCGCGCTCGGGCGAAATCGCGATCCTCGACATGGACGGCCGCGAACTCTCGACGCACCGCGTGCCCTACGGCGCGCATTTGCTGTGCGAAAGCGGGCATATCGTCAGCCGCGGCGACCGCATCGCCGAATGGGACCCCTCGTTCAGCCCGGTGATCACCGAAAAGGCCGGTACCGTGAAGTACCAGGACCTGATCGAGAATCGGACGATGACCGAGCAGCTCGACGAATCGACCGGCATCACGCAGCGCGTGGTGACCGACGATCTCGCCAAGTCGAAGAAGGAGTCGCTCCAGCCGCGTCTGACCCTGACCGGCAAGAAGAAGGGCGAAGACGGCGTCTATCGCCTTGCCCCCGGCGCGATCGTCGCGGTCGAGGACGGCCAGGCGGTCGAAGCCGGCGAAGTGCTTGCCCGTATGCCGCGCGAAGCGGCGCGGACGCGCGACATCACCGGCGGTCTGCCGCGCGTTGCCGAGCTGTTCGAAGCGCGCAAGCCGAAGGAAAATGCGATCATCGCCAAGGTCAGCGGCAAGGTCACCTTCCTGCGCGACTATAAGGCCAAGCGGAAGATCGCGATCGTGCCCGAGGATGGTTCGGATCCGGTCGAATATCTGGTGCCCAAGTCGAAGATGATCGAAGTCCAGGAAGGCGACTTCGTGAAGCGCGGCGACAACCTCGTCGGCGGGTCACCCGATCCGCACGACATCCTCGAGGTGCTGGGCGTCGAGGCGCTGGCCGAATATCTCGTGAGCGAGATCCAGGAGGTCTATCGACTGCAGGGCGTGAAGATCAACGACAAGCACATCGAGGTGATCGTTCGCCAGATGCTGCAAAAGGTCGAGATCACCGACGGCGGCGACACCACCCTGCTCAAGGAAGAGCAGGTCGACCGTGACGAGATGGACGAGGAAAATGCCAAGCTCGGCAAGGGCAAGAAGAAGGCCGAAGGCCGCCCGGTCTTGCTCGGCATCACCAAGGCGTCGCTGCAGACCCGCAGCTTCATCTCGGCCGCGTCGTTCCAGGAAACCACCCGCGTCCTCACCGAGGCGGCGGTCCAGGGCAAGCGCGACATCCTCCAGGGCCTCAAGGAGAATGTCATCGTCGGCCGCCTCATCCCGGCGGGTACCGGCGCGGGCATGAACCGCCTGCGCGTCACGGCAACCAGCCGCGATGCCGCGCTGCGGGCGCAGCAGCGCAAGCTGCAGGAGGCGCTGATCGCGCCGAACTCGGCCGCCGAGGAGCATGCCGCCGAGCTTGCGCAAAGCCCGCGCGACGCCAGCGCCTCGGGCCCCGATCCGCTGGCAGAGGTCGTGCCTTCCGGTCATGGCACCGACGCCGACGCCGGGGACTATCTGACGGACGCCGAGACCAACGCCGGCGAGTAA
- the rpoB gene encoding DNA-directed RNA polymerase subunit beta: MATKAIDAPHKSIGVTTKQRRIRKIFGNIHEISDMPNLIEVQRESYEQFLRSDPSRGYVSGLEKTLRSVFPIQDFAGTAHLDFDHYELEPPKYDTDECRQRGLTYAAPMRVTLRLTTFEIDPETEAKSVIDIKEQDVYMGDMPLMTMNGTFIINGTERVIVSQMHRSPGVLFDHDRGKTHASGKYLFAARVIPYRGSWLDFEFDAKDIVNVRIDRKRKLPVTALLHALGLTSEEILNQFYNRVSYVRGKNGWQIPYAAEQWRGMKPSHEVVDADSGEIVFKAGEKITPRRANQAAKDGLKNLIIPTEEIYGRYSAYDLINEKTGEIYIEAGDEVSEENLAKLDQAGVDTLELLDIDFVNTGPWIRNTLKADKSEDGDSALSDIYRVMRPGEPPTRETADALFYGLFFDPERYDLSAVGRVKLNMRLGLDAEDTVTTLRREDILAVVQELVNLKDGKGEIDDIDNLANRRVRSVGELLENQYRVGLLRMERAVKERMSSVDVSTVMPNDLINAKPAVAAVREFFGSSQLSQFMDQTNPLSEVTHKRRVSALGPGGLTRERAGFEVRDVHPTHYGRICPIETPEGPNIGLINSLASFSRVNKYGFIETPYRKVIDGKVTTDVIYLSAMEEAKHTIAQANAELNPDGSFAEEIISSRRAGDFLIAPREQITLMDVSPKQLVSVAASLIPFLENDDANRALMGSNMQRQAVPLLQADAPLVGTGMEETVARDSGAAIAARRSGIVDQVDATRIVVRATGDLRAGESGVDIYTLMKFQRSNQNTCINQRPLVKVGDSVEAGETIADGPSTQFGELALGRNVLVAFMPWNGYNYEDSILISERIVKDDVFTSIHIEEFEVMARDTKLGPEDITRDIPNVGEEALRNLDEAGIVYIGAEVEPGDILVGKITPKGESPMTPEEKLLRAIFGEKASDVRDTSLRLPPGVAGTVVEVRVFNRHGIDIDDRTRAIQTEEKERLKKDADDERGILNRATFSRLKEMLLKQVATAAPKSIKKGSTIDDAALEATDRHDWWKIAVKDDKRQADIEALKAQYDEAAAVITRRFEDRVEKLERGDELPPGVLKMVKVFVAVKRKLQPGDKMAGRHGNKGVISRILPIEDMPFLEDGTHADIVLNPLGVPSRMNVGQIFETHLGWAARGLGQQVQEMLEGMHERGKDVTGKDAKAIRAKLKDIYGDHYAKEIDARDDDAVMELASNLTGGIPMGTPVFDGAREADVSAMLEKAGLDSSGQVTLFDGRTGEPFDRKVTVGYIYMLKLHHLVDDKIHARSIGPYSLVTQQPLGGKAQFGGQRFGEMEVWALQAYGAAYTLQEMLTVKSDDVIGRTKVYEAIVKGDDTFEAGIPESFNVLVKEMRSLGLSVELDSVEDPDAEPTALAAE; the protein is encoded by the coding sequence ATGGCCACCAAAGCGATCGACGCCCCTCACAAGTCCATTGGGGTCACGACCAAGCAGCGGCGTATCCGCAAGATCTTCGGCAACATCCACGAGATCAGCGACATGCCGAACCTCATCGAGGTTCAGCGTGAAAGCTATGAGCAGTTCCTTCGCTCCGATCCGTCGCGCGGCTATGTTTCCGGCCTTGAAAAGACGCTCCGGTCGGTTTTCCCGATCCAGGATTTCGCGGGCACCGCACACCTCGACTTCGACCATTATGAGCTCGAGCCGCCGAAGTACGACACCGACGAGTGCCGCCAGCGCGGGCTGACCTATGCCGCGCCGATGCGCGTCACGCTGCGCCTGACCACGTTCGAGATCGATCCCGAGACCGAGGCCAAGTCGGTCATCGATATCAAGGAGCAGGACGTGTACATGGGCGACATGCCGCTCATGACCATGAACGGCACCTTCATCATCAACGGCACCGAGCGCGTCATCGTCAGCCAGATGCACCGCTCGCCTGGCGTTTTGTTCGACCATGACCGCGGCAAGACCCACGCCAGCGGCAAGTATCTCTTCGCCGCGCGCGTCATCCCCTATCGCGGCAGCTGGCTCGATTTCGAATTCGACGCCAAGGACATCGTCAATGTCCGCATCGACCGCAAGCGCAAGCTGCCGGTCACGGCGCTGCTCCACGCGCTCGGCCTGACCAGCGAGGAGATCCTCAACCAATTCTATAACCGCGTGAGCTACGTGCGCGGCAAGAACGGCTGGCAGATCCCTTACGCCGCCGAGCAATGGCGCGGCATGAAGCCCAGCCACGAAGTGGTCGATGCCGACAGCGGTGAGATCGTCTTCAAGGCGGGCGAGAAGATCACGCCGCGCCGCGCCAACCAGGCGGCCAAGGACGGCTTGAAGAACCTCATCATCCCGACCGAGGAAATCTACGGCCGCTACAGCGCCTACGACCTCATCAATGAAAAGACCGGCGAGATCTACATCGAAGCCGGCGACGAAGTCAGCGAGGAGAATCTCGCCAAGCTCGACCAGGCGGGCGTCGACACGCTCGAGCTGCTCGACATCGACTTCGTCAACACGGGCCCGTGGATCCGCAACACGCTCAAGGCCGACAAGTCGGAAGACGGCGACAGCGCGCTGTCCGACATCTATCGCGTCATGCGCCCCGGCGAGCCGCCGACGCGCGAGACCGCCGACGCCTTGTTCTACGGCCTGTTCTTCGATCCCGAGCGCTACGACCTCAGCGCGGTCGGCCGCGTCAAGCTCAACATGCGCCTCGGCCTCGACGCTGAGGACACCGTCACCACGCTCCGCCGCGAGGACATCCTTGCGGTCGTGCAGGAGCTGGTGAACCTCAAGGACGGCAAGGGCGAGATCGACGACATCGACAACCTCGCCAACCGCCGCGTGCGTTCGGTCGGCGAACTGCTCGAGAACCAGTATCGCGTCGGCCTGCTGCGCATGGAGCGCGCGGTCAAGGAGCGCATGAGCAGCGTCGACGTGTCGACGGTCATGCCCAACGACCTCATCAACGCCAAGCCGGCGGTGGCCGCGGTGCGCGAATTCTTCGGCTCCTCGCAGCTGTCGCAGTTCATGGACCAGACCAACCCGCTGTCCGAAGTCACTCACAAGCGCCGCGTGTCGGCGCTTGGGCCGGGCGGCCTGACGCGTGAGCGCGCGGGCTTCGAGGTCCGCGACGTTCACCCGACGCACTACGGCCGCATCTGCCCGATCGAAACGCCGGAAGGCCCGAACATCGGCCTTATCAACTCGCTCGCCAGCTTCAGCCGGGTGAACAAGTACGGCTTCATCGAAACGCCGTACCGCAAGGTCATCGACGGCAAGGTGACGACCGACGTCATCTATCTGTCGGCAATGGAAGAAGCGAAGCACACGATCGCGCAGGCGAATGCCGAGCTCAACCCCGACGGCAGCTTCGCCGAGGAGATCATCTCTTCGCGGCGCGCCGGCGACTTCCTGATCGCCCCGCGCGAGCAGATCACCTTGATGGACGTCAGCCCCAAGCAGCTGGTGTCGGTTGCGGCGTCGCTCATTCCGTTCCTGGAGAACGACGACGCCAACCGCGCGCTCATGGGTTCGAACATGCAGCGCCAGGCGGTTCCGCTCCTGCAGGCCGACGCGCCGCTGGTCGGCACCGGCATGGAAGAGACGGTCGCGCGCGATTCGGGCGCGGCCATCGCGGCCCGCCGCTCGGGCATCGTCGACCAGGTCGACGCGACCCGCATCGTCGTCCGCGCCACGGGCGATCTTCGCGCCGGTGAATCGGGCGTCGACATCTACACGCTGATGAAGTTCCAGCGGTCGAACCAGAATACCTGCATCAACCAGCGCCCGCTGGTGAAGGTCGGGGATTCGGTCGAGGCCGGCGAAACCATCGCCGACGGCCCGTCGACCCAGTTCGGCGAGCTTGCGCTCGGCCGCAACGTGCTCGTCGCGTTCATGCCGTGGAACGGCTACAACTACGAGGATTCGATCCTCATCTCCGAGCGGATCGTGAAGGACGACGTCTTCACCTCGATCCACATCGAAGAGTTCGAGGTCATGGCCCGCGACACCAAGCTGGGGCCGGAAGACATCACCCGCGACATCCCCAACGTCGGCGAGGAAGCGCTTCGCAACCTCGACGAAGCGGGCATCGTCTACATCGGTGCCGAGGTCGAGCCGGGCGACATTCTGGTCGGCAAGATCACGCCCAAGGGCGAAAGCCCGATGACGCCGGAGGAAAAGCTCCTCCGCGCCATCTTCGGCGAAAAGGCGTCGGACGTCCGCGATACGTCGCTGCGCCTGCCGCCGGGCGTTGCCGGCACGGTCGTCGAAGTGCGCGTGTTCAACCGCCACGGCATCGACATCGATGACCGTACGCGCGCCATCCAGACCGAGGAAAAGGAGCGGCTCAAGAAGGACGCCGACGACGAACGCGGCATTCTCAACCGCGCCACCTTCTCGCGCCTCAAGGAAATGCTCCTAAAGCAGGTCGCAACCGCGGCGCCCAAGTCGATCAAGAAGGGCTCGACCATCGACGATGCCGCGCTCGAAGCGACCGACCGTCACGACTGGTGGAAGATCGCGGTCAAGGACGACAAGCGCCAGGCCGACATCGAAGCCCTGAAAGCGCAGTATGACGAGGCCGCCGCGGTGATCACCCGCCGCTTCGAAGACCGCGTCGAGAAGCTCGAACGCGGTGACGAACTGCCGCCGGGCGTGCTCAAGATGGTCAAGGTGTTCGTCGCCGTAAAGCGCAAGCTGCAGCCGGGCGACAAGATGGCCGGCCGTCACGGCAACAAGGGCGTGATCAGCCGCATCCTGCCGATCGAGGACATGCCGTTCCTTGAAGACGGGACGCATGCCGACATCGTGCTCAACCCGCTGGGCGTGCCGAGCCGCATGAACGTCGGGCAGATCTTCGAGACTCACCTGGGCTGGGCCGCGCGCGGCCTTGGCCAGCAGGTCCAGGAGATGCTGGAAGGCATGCACGAGCGCGGCAAGGACGTCACCGGCAAGGACGCCAAGGCGATCCGCGCCAAGCTCAAGGATATCTACGGCGACCATTACGCCAAGGAGATCGACGCGCGGGACGACGATGCGGTGATGGAGCTTGCCTCCAACCTGACCGGCGGTATCCCGATGGGCACCCCGGTGTTCGACGGTGCGCGCGAAGCCGACGTGTCGGCGATGCTCGAGAAGGCGGGTCTCGACTCGTCCGGGCAAGTGACCCTGTTCGACGGCCGCACTGGCGAGCCGTTCGATCGCAAGGTCACCGTGGGCTATATCTACATGCTGAAGCTGCACCACTTGGTGGACGACAAGATCCACGCGCGGTCGATTGGCCCCTACTCGCTCGTCACTCAGCAGCCGCTGGGCGGCAAGGCGCAGTTCGGCGGCCAGCGCTTCGGCGAAATGGAGGTCTGGGCGCTCCAGGCCTACGGCGCCGCCTACACGCTGCAGGAAATGCTGACGGTCAAATCGGACGACGTCATCGGCCGGACCAAGGTCTACGAAGCGATCGTCAAGGGCGACGACACGTTCGAGGCGGGCATTCCCGAGAGCTTCAACGTGCTCGTCAAGGAGATGCGCAGCCTGGGCCTCAGCGTCGAACTCGACAGCGTCGAGGATCCCGACGCGGAGCCGACCGCACTCGCCGCCGAATAA
- a CDS encoding entericidin EcnA/B family protein: MFQKIATAALIGAALIVSACNTVRGAGEDVKSVANCTENAIDGTGTC; the protein is encoded by the coding sequence ATGTTTCAGAAGATCGCAACGGCAGCACTTATCGGCGCTGCACTGATTGTTTCGGCGTGCAACACCGTGCGCGGCGCAGGCGAAGACGTGAAGTCGGTTGCCAATTGCACCGAAAATGCCATCGACGGCACGGGCACCTGCTAA